Proteins from a genomic interval of Labeo rohita strain BAU-BD-2019 unplaced genomic scaffold, IGBB_LRoh.1.0 scaffold_45, whole genome shotgun sequence:
- the LOC127160756 gene encoding gastrula zinc finger protein XlCGF8.2DB: MAFIKEESEDIKIEEEFRVKQEYTEEQTDLMALKEECQEFNETKYNDQHEEYCDFKTDEKCFSCSKTKKTSRKRSQKKATRSHFTCFDCGKRFDQKENLKVHMRIHSGEKPYTCQQCGKSFDQQGNLNVHIKIHTGEKPYSCQQCGKSFNRKGNLKVHMRIHTRENPFTCQQCGVTFTQKGSLKIHMRIHTGESPFTCQECGKSFIRKGSLKSHIRIHNGEKPYPCPQCGKRFTHKPTLNAHMRTHTGEKPFVCLQCGRSFRYHLTLNNHMRTHSRVHCFRCQQCGKSFTDRKHLKNHVTTHTGEKLYMCQHCGKTCRNKASLDSHMRVHTGEKPFTCPQCGKSFTLKGNLNIHIRIHTGEKPFTCLQCEKSFMYQRDLKRHLQIHSAEKL; encoded by the exons ATGgcgtttattaaagaggagagtgaagacattAAGATTGAAGAAGAATTCAGAGTCAAACAAGAAtatactgaggaacaaacag ACCTTATGGCGCTGAAAGAGGAGTGTCaagaatttaatgaaacaaaatacaatGATCAGCATGAGGAatattgtgatttcaaaactgacgaaaaatgttttagttgctCAAAAACTAAAAAGACATCAAGAAAAAGATCCCAAAAGAAAGCAACTAGAAGTCATTTCACCTGCTTTGACTGTGGAAAGAGATTTGATCAAAAAGAAAACCTTAAagtccacatgagaattcacagtggagagaagccttacaccTGCCAACAATGCGGAAAAAGTTTTGATCAACAAGGAAACCTTAATGTCCACATaaaaattcacactggagaaaagccatactcctgccaacagtgtggaaagagtttcaacAGAAAAGGGAACCTTAAAGTCCACATGAGGATACACACTAGAGAAAACCCTTTCACCTGCCAGCAGTGTGGAGTAACATTCACTCAAAAAGGAAGCCTTAAAAtccacatgagaattcatacAGGAGAGAGCCCTTTCACATGCCAAGagtgtggaaaaagttttaTTCGAAAAGGAAGCCTTAAAAGCCACATAAGAATTCACAATGGAGAGAAGCCTTACCCCTGTCCTCAATGTGGAAAGAGATTTACACACAAACCAACCCTTAATGCCCACATGAGaactcacactggagagaaaccgtttGTATGTCTTCAGTGTGGAAGGAGTTTCCGATATCATTTAACCCTTAATAACCATATGAGGACTCACTCAAGAGTGCACTGTTTTAGATGTCagcagtgtggaaagagtttcacagACAGGAAGCACCTCAAGAATCATGTAACaactcacactggagagaaacttTACATGTGCCAGCACTGTGGAAAAACTTGCAGAAACAAAGCATCTCTTGATAgccacatgagagttcacactggagagaagccttttacctgccctcagtgtggaaagagtttcacacTTAAGGGAAACCTCAACATTCACATTaggattcacactggagagaaacctttcaCATGTCTTCAGTGTGAGAAGAGTTTCATGTATCAAAGAGACCTGAAGCGTCATTTGCAAATTCATTCTGCAGAGAAATTATAG